The Intrasporangium calvum DSM 43043 sequence CCATGCGGTCGGCCGGCGACCGGTTCTGGCTGAGCTTCGCCTTGGCCGAGACCGCCTCGACCCGCAGCTCGACGCCGACGACGGCCCGGAGCTGGCCCTCGACGTAACGCTCGGGCGCGTCGGTGACCGCCCACGGCTCGGCGCGGTGGTCCTCGTGACGATGGGTGAGGCGGGTGACGACGTCGCGGACGAACTCGAGGTCGTCGTGGACCGTCACCGGGCCGCTCAGCTGGACCTCGCTGTAGTTCCACGTCGGCACCGTCCGCCCGTGCTCCGCCTTGGACGGGTACCAGCCCGGGGACACGTACGCGTCCGCGGCGGTCACGACGATGACTCCCGGCGAGCCGGCGGCGATGCGTCGCCAGTGCTCGTTCGCCCGGGCGAGATGGGCGAGGACGCGACCGTCCTCGACCACGAGGGGCAGGAGCGTCACGTCCGGGCGGCCGTCCGGACCGACCGTGACGAGGTGGCCCGCGGGGTGGGCGTCGAGGAAGTCGGCGGCCGCGGCGGCGTCCATCGCGTTGAAGTGGGGTACGTACACACCGACATTGTCAGGGCAGCGGAGGGTGGTTGGGCAGACCGTGCGGATGGGAGCTGGAGCAGAGGGGCCGGTCCGTGAGCCGGAGCAGATCGGCTCGCGGGACCTCACCACGTGGCCGACCCGGCTGGGGCGGCTCCTCGTCACCGCGGGGGCCGAGCTGGGTCGACGCCTGCCGTGGGTGGGCCGGCTCTACGGGTGGTCCACCGCCAACGTCGCGTTCGTCGTGTTCGCCGGTCTGGCGCTGGGCGTGGCGGTCGCCCTCACCCGGGCCGCCGCCGAGGTCTACCAGGCGGTCACCGACCACAACGGCATATCGACGATCGACCAACCCGTGCTCGACGCGGCGGTCGGGCAGCGCACTCCCCGGCTCGACGAGGCCGTCACGTGGTTCACCGACATCGGTGGGCCGGTCGGGATGCCGGTCCTCGTCGCGGTCGTCGTCGGCCTGCTCGCCCTGCGGTGGCGGACCTGGCTCCCCGTCGTCGTGACCGTCGTCGCGGCTGCGGGCTCGCTCCTCATGACGATCGCCACCAAGGGCCTGGCCGCCCGAGCGCGTCCTCCCGTGGCGCTCGCGGTGCCGCCCTACGAGTCCTCCCCCAGCTTCCCCAGCGGGCACACCCTCAACGCGACGGTCCTCACCGCTGTGGTGGTCTACCTGCTCCTCCTCCGGAGCACCGCGACGTGGCACCGCGTCCTGGCCGTCCTCGCCGGCCTGGTGTTCGTCGTCGCCATGGGCCTCAGCCGGGTCTTCCTCGGCCACCACTGGCTCACCGATGTCGTCGCCGGATGGGCGCTCGGGCTCGCCTGGGCGTTGGCCGTGATCACGGCGCACCGGTTGTTCCTCACCCTGCGGCCTCGGGACGAGGGCCGCGGAGCCGACCCGCGTCCGGGCTGACGGCCAGACTCGCCGGCTTGGGCCTTTCCGGCCGGGCCGGCCCCAGAATGGAGATGTCCGCGCGGCTGCGCGGCTCCGACCGCAAGGAGTGTCATGCGCAGTCTGGCCACCTCGGACCGGCGGTTCGCCCGCGCCCTCTCGCGCACCATCGCCACGGTCTCGACCACCTCCCATGCGCGAGAGGTGCTCCAGGTCTTCTACCGGATGGGCGCCTCGCCCACCAGGATCGTCCCGGCAGTGCGCACCTCACCCAACTACCGCAGCCGGCGGTTCGAGGCGGACGAGCCGTCGCTCCGACCCCGGCTGCGCGCGCAGACGAGCGCCCTCCTCGCGGCGATCCGGGTGCACGGGCGGGGGCGCCCCGTCGGCGCCGTGCCGCGCGTCGTCCCTCGGCTCCCTGAGCAGGCGGGCGACCTCGCGGTCACGTGGTACGGGCACGCCACGACGCTCCTCGAGCTCGACGGGGTGCGCATCCTCATCGATCCCGTCTTCGGCGAGCGGGTCTCCCCCTCGGAGCGCTTCGGCCCGCGGCGGCTGCACCCGGTGCCGGGGCCGATCGAGGACCTGCCCGGCGTCGACGTCGTGCTCATCTCGCACGACCACTACGACCACCTGGACGCGCCGTCGATCGCGACGCTGGAGCGCACTCATCGCCCGCATTACGTCGTGCCCCTCGGCGTCGACTTCCACCTGCGGGCCTGGCGCGTGCCCACGGACCGCATCACCGCGCTCGACTGGCGCGAGTCCACCGACCTGTCCGGGCTGCGCCTGACCTGCACCGAGGCGCGCCACAACTCGGGCCGTGGCCTCGTCGACAGCCAGACGCTCTGGGCCGGCTGGGCGATGCACGGCCCCCGTC is a genomic window containing:
- a CDS encoding FMN-binding negative transcriptional regulator, whose translation is MYVPHFNAMDAAAAADFLDAHPAGHLVTVGPDGRPDVTLLPLVVEDGRVLAHLARANEHWRRIAAGSPGVIVVTAADAYVSPGWYPSKAEHGRTVPTWNYSEVQLSGPVTVHDDLEFVRDVVTRLTHRHEDHRAEPWAVTDAPERYVEGQLRAVVGVELRVEAVSAKAKLSQNRSPADRMGAIAGLEAEPGPAAHEVARAMRAVLGD
- a CDS encoding phosphatase PAP2 family protein, translating into MGAGAEGPVREPEQIGSRDLTTWPTRLGRLLVTAGAELGRRLPWVGRLYGWSTANVAFVVFAGLALGVAVALTRAAAEVYQAVTDHNGISTIDQPVLDAAVGQRTPRLDEAVTWFTDIGGPVGMPVLVAVVVGLLALRWRTWLPVVVTVVAAAGSLLMTIATKGLAARARPPVALAVPPYESSPSFPSGHTLNATVLTAVVVYLLLLRSTATWHRVLAVLAGLVFVVAMGLSRVFLGHHWLTDVVAGWALGLAWALAVITAHRLFLTLRPRDEGRGADPRPG
- a CDS encoding MBL fold metallo-hydrolase — protein: MRSLATSDRRFARALSRTIATVSTTSHAREVLQVFYRMGASPTRIVPAVRTSPNYRSRRFEADEPSLRPRLRAQTSALLAAIRVHGRGRPVGAVPRVVPRLPEQAGDLAVTWYGHATTLLELDGVRILIDPVFGERVSPSERFGPRRLHPVPGPIEDLPGVDVVLISHDHYDHLDAPSIATLERTHRPHYVVPLGVDFHLRAWRVPTDRITALDWRESTDLSGLRLTCTEARHNSGRGLVDSQTLWAGWAMHGPRHSAYYAGDSGTSKRFAHIGADLGPFDVTLLPIGAYDPFWPDLHLEPEQTVAAHRDVNRIGSAAEAVTADAAGVADGFIEGDQRIDTPGGAHEEGETTTTGRRAATAARTSVLFPVHWATFNLAMHWWAEPMRRVRRAAAAAEVPVVSPRLGDRVDLTQAEPDVVAATYADPWWDECSAPEDRD